The following are encoded in a window of Brevibacillus sp. DP1.3A genomic DNA:
- a CDS encoding acyl carrier protein, with protein sequence MNRQEITAVIIKNLYEIVPELEGRELRPEDRLSDLGLNSVDRADLISMVMEDLSLLQTQRSQFIGMSSIGELADGFLGKL encoded by the coding sequence TTGAACAGACAAGAAATAACAGCCGTTATCATAAAAAATTTGTATGAGATCGTCCCCGAATTAGAGGGACGGGAACTGAGGCCGGAGGACCGGCTTTCGGATCTCGGATTGAACTCCGTCGATCGCGCGGATCTAATTTCGATGGTGATGGAGGATTTGTCGCTTTTGCAGACTCAAAGATCGCAGTTTATTGGAATGTCGAGCATAGGGGAACTGGCCGATGGGTTCTTGGGTAAGCTGTAG
- a CDS encoding beta-ketoacyl synthase N-terminal-like domain-containing protein — MGSWVSCRPDDIVISGIGITSAIGQGQAAFAAALLDGRHAFSVLNRPGRQKGSSAFLGAEIESLVMPERLSKRLLRTASFSGQAAMATMHEAWEDAVLDQVEPERIGLIIGGSNLQQREALQAYTSYSERPSFLRPTYAMTYMDSDLCGLCTEQFGIRGFAFTLGGASASGQAVIAQAVQAVSSGEVDACIAVGALADLSYMELAAFRNLGAMGSDQYADRPDLACRPFDRGRDGFIYGENCAAVVIERASCAGKRGVLPYAAITATAIAMDGNRNPNPSYEGEMRVIREALLRAGIAAADIDYVNPHGTGSPVGDETELRALKDSGLSHAYINATKSITGHGLSAAGAVEIIAVLLQMRNSRLHPTRNLELPVDESFNWVKEQFVPYSISRALCLSMGFGGMNTAVILQKI; from the coding sequence ATGGGTTCTTGGGTAAGCTGTAGGCCGGACGATATCGTCATCTCAGGCATCGGCATCACATCGGCCATTGGTCAAGGACAGGCGGCCTTCGCGGCAGCCCTCCTTGACGGCCGGCACGCCTTTTCTGTGCTGAACCGTCCAGGTCGCCAAAAAGGAAGCTCTGCTTTCCTGGGGGCGGAGATCGAATCGCTGGTTATGCCGGAACGTCTTTCTAAACGGCTGCTGCGAACGGCTTCCTTCTCCGGGCAGGCTGCGATGGCAACGATGCATGAGGCTTGGGAGGATGCAGTTCTGGATCAGGTTGAGCCAGAGCGTATCGGCCTCATTATCGGAGGTTCCAACTTACAGCAGCGGGAGGCTCTCCAAGCCTATACCTCGTATTCGGAACGTCCTTCGTTTCTGAGGCCCACTTATGCGATGACGTACATGGACAGTGATTTATGCGGACTTTGCACGGAGCAGTTTGGGATTCGCGGATTTGCGTTTACATTGGGAGGCGCATCCGCAAGCGGTCAGGCTGTTATCGCTCAAGCCGTTCAAGCTGTTAGCTCGGGGGAAGTCGATGCTTGCATCGCAGTCGGGGCATTGGCCGACCTTTCCTATATGGAGCTTGCGGCCTTTCGCAATCTGGGCGCAATGGGCTCCGATCAATATGCCGACAGACCGGATCTGGCATGCCGGCCATTTGACCGCGGCCGGGACGGCTTCATCTACGGGGAAAACTGCGCTGCCGTCGTCATTGAGCGCGCGTCTTGTGCTGGTAAGAGAGGGGTTCTTCCTTATGCAGCCATTACCGCTACGGCGATCGCGATGGACGGCAACCGAAATCCGAATCCGTCCTACGAGGGAGAAATGCGCGTGATCCGCGAAGCTCTTCTCCGGGCCGGCATTGCAGCCGCCGACATCGACTACGTCAATCCGCATGGAACGGGCTCCCCGGTCGGTGATGAAACGGAGCTGCGCGCGCTTAAAGACAGCGGATTGTCGCATGCCTACATTAATGCGACCAAATCCATAACAGGCCATGGCCTTAGTGCGGCAGGAGCCGTGGAAATTATTGCGGTATTGCTTCAAATGCGCAACTCCCGCCTTCATCCGACGCGTAATCTGGAGCTTCCGGTTGACGAGTCGTTCAATTGGGTGAAGGAACAATTCGTCCCGTACTCCATTTCTCGGGCTTTATGCCTCAGCATGGGCTTTGGCGGCATGAATACAGCGGTCATCTTGCAAAAGATTTAA
- a CDS encoding hydroxymethylglutaryl-CoA synthase family protein — protein MTQVGIEAMNVFGGSAFLDVPELAARRQLDTARFENLMMLEKTVALSYEDPITFGVNAAKPIVDSLSEEERNRIELVITCTESGIDFGKSMSTYIHHYLGLNRRCRMYEIKQACYSGTAGLHAAVQFILSGTSPGAKALVIATDISRFFVAKGGSSLTEDWSYAELSAGAGAVALLVSDTPYVFQIDTGASGYYGYEVMDTCRPMPDSEAGNSDLSLSTYLDCCEQTFMAYKSRVPEADYKDTFQYLAFHTPFGGMVKGAHRTMMRRIAKAKAPEIDADFNQRVLPGIRFCQRVGNIMGGTVFLSLAGLIEHGTFDTPKRIGCYSYGSGCCSEFYSGVATSQSQAALRKFKLSERLQERRLLGFDEYEAMLRSGHGIRFGTRNAKLDLQGIPASVRGEQRLYLEEIRDFHRIYRWL, from the coding sequence TTGACTCAAGTTGGAATAGAAGCGATGAATGTTTTTGGCGGCAGTGCTTTTCTGGATGTCCCGGAACTTGCAGCAAGGCGTCAATTGGATACTGCCCGGTTCGAGAATCTGATGATGCTCGAGAAAACCGTTGCCTTGTCTTACGAGGACCCTATTACGTTCGGTGTCAATGCCGCGAAGCCGATCGTGGATTCGCTGTCTGAAGAAGAGCGGAACCGGATCGAACTGGTGATTACCTGTACGGAATCCGGCATCGATTTCGGCAAATCGATGAGCACGTATATCCATCATTATCTCGGCTTAAATCGCCGATGCCGGATGTACGAAATCAAGCAGGCCTGCTATTCGGGAACAGCAGGCCTGCATGCCGCGGTCCAATTTATTCTCTCCGGTACATCCCCGGGGGCCAAGGCGCTGGTGATCGCCACGGACATATCCCGTTTTTTCGTGGCTAAGGGCGGGAGCTCGCTGACCGAAGACTGGTCCTATGCAGAGCTAAGCGCGGGAGCCGGAGCTGTTGCCCTTCTGGTCAGCGATACGCCGTATGTCTTCCAAATCGATACGGGCGCGAGCGGTTATTACGGTTATGAAGTGATGGATACGTGCCGCCCGATGCCGGACAGTGAAGCAGGCAATTCCGATTTGTCGCTGTCCACGTATTTGGATTGCTGCGAACAAACCTTTATGGCCTACAAATCGCGGGTGCCTGAAGCCGACTATAAGGATACGTTTCAATATTTAGCGTTTCATACTCCCTTCGGCGGTATGGTGAAGGGCGCGCATCGCACGATGATGCGAAGAATCGCGAAGGCCAAAGCGCCGGAGATCGACGCGGACTTTAATCAGCGTGTCCTTCCCGGCATTCGATTTTGCCAGCGTGTCGGCAATATCATGGGCGGCACCGTTTTCCTGTCACTGGCAGGCCTAATTGAGCATGGGACATTTGATACGCCCAAGCGGATCGGCTGTTATTCGTACGGCTCCGGCTGCTGCTCGGAATTTTACAGCGGTGTCGCCACAAGTCAAAGCCAGGCGGCACTGCGTAAATTCAAGCTGAGCGAACGTCTGCAGGAGCGCCGTCTGCTCGGCTTTGACGAATATGAAGCGATGCTGAGAAGCGGTCACGGCATCCGGTTTGGAACTCGTAACGCGAAGCTCGACTTGCAAGGTATTCCCGCATCTGTGCGGGGCGAGCAACGGCTTTACCTGGAAGAGATCCGGGACTTCCATCGGATTTACAGGTGGCTGTAA
- a CDS encoding enoyl-CoA hydratase/isomerase produces MEFKTLHVRYQGTVCFIRLHRPEADNAINDQLVEELGCVLDQCEKEVTVVVLEGLPHVFCTGADFQEIHAHMAEGRSMRSNPEPLYALWMRMRTGPYIVLSHVKGKANAGGLGFIAASDIVLADGTAQFSLSELLFGLYPACVMPFLIQKTGMQRAHYMTLMTQAFDAETALRWGLIDAWEPESESLLRRHLLRLKRLPKAGIAKYKRYMIELQPLIREGRELAIAANQTMFADPDSLAAIYNFVNKGQFPWEG; encoded by the coding sequence ATGGAGTTTAAGACGCTGCATGTTCGATATCAGGGAACCGTATGCTTTATCAGACTGCACCGGCCCGAAGCGGACAACGCGATCAATGACCAGCTTGTAGAGGAACTGGGCTGCGTGCTGGACCAATGCGAGAAAGAAGTGACGGTTGTCGTGCTGGAAGGTCTGCCTCATGTATTCTGCACGGGCGCAGATTTCCAGGAGATTCACGCTCATATGGCAGAAGGCCGATCCATGCGAAGCAATCCTGAACCTCTGTATGCGTTATGGATGAGAATGCGGACCGGACCGTACATCGTTCTTTCTCATGTCAAGGGTAAGGCAAATGCCGGGGGGCTTGGCTTTATCGCCGCAAGCGATATCGTTCTGGCGGACGGGACGGCCCAATTCAGCCTGTCCGAGCTGCTGTTCGGCCTGTATCCGGCTTGTGTGATGCCGTTTCTTATTCAAAAAACGGGCATGCAGCGCGCGCATTATATGACGCTAATGACACAGGCCTTCGATGCGGAAACCGCACTCCGCTGGGGGTTGATCGATGCCTGGGAGCCGGAAAGCGAGTCGCTGCTGCGCCGTCATCTGCTTCGATTGAAGCGTCTACCGAAGGCAGGGATTGCGAAGTACAAACGCTATATGATTGAGCTGCAGCCCTTAATCCGGGAAGGCAGGGAGCTGGCAATAGCTGCGAATCAAACCATGTTTGCCGACCCGGATTCGCTCGCAGCTATCTATAATTTTGTCAATAAAGGCCAATTTCCATGGGAAGGTTGA